A region of the Cyanobium usitatum str. Tous genome:
CGCCGGAGAGGGCGGAGACGGGCTGGTTGAGCAGGGCTGGATCGAGATCAAGCCGCTGCAACATCGTTGTGCAGGCCTTGGTTTCTAGGGGCATCAGCAGGTTGAGCAGGGCCCGCGGCCAGCCCCAGACCGCTAGCCGGGCGGCGTTGAGGTTTTGCTGCACGGTCAGCTCCTCGATCAGGCGCAGGTCCTGCCAGAGGGTGCCGATCCGGGCCTGCTGCCTTCGCCGGGCCCGTCCGCTGCGGGCCCGGGCCTCCCCCTGCCAAAACACCCTGCCCTGCTGCGGGGTCAGCAAGCCATTGGCCACGGCAAGCAGGGTGCTTTTGCCAGCACCGCTGGGACCCAGCAGGGCAATCCGTTCACCGGCATCAACCTGCAGCGATACCCCATCAAGGCGAGGCTGGCTGCGGCCCTTGACGGTGATGTCTTGGAGAATCAGTAGGGACGTCACATGCGGGCCTGGTTCATCTGGTGATCTGGCTTTTAGCCTTGCCCGCTCAGTATTTCTTGCAATTTTGCCTGCAGGCTGTCGCGAACCTCCGGATCTCCCACCAATCGCAGGATTCCTTCCCGGGGCCACCAGTTGAGCTTGAGATTGCTGACGCCATCGTTAAAGACGGCCAGCTCAAAAGCCCCCTTGTGTTGCCATTCACACGGCACCCCAAGTTGGGCAACCAGCTGCTTGAGCTCGTCCAGGGATCCCTTGAACTCCACGGCGAACTAAGCGGCATCGAACCTCAGATTAGGCCCCTGCAAACCGAAAGTTTTCTTATTTCAGTAGCAATAGGCACGTTTGCCGAGGACTTGATCGGCTTTTATGTTGTGTATAAAGCATGATTTGTCGAATTCAAATTTGGCAATCTGATCAATCATTTTGATCCTTTCATGGTGTCAATATCCTCTCGTTCAGATGAATTCGTCGGTCTTTTTAGTCTGTTTGATCAAGACGGAGATGGGAAAATATCTGCGGATGAAGTGGAGCATGTTCTCGCCAGCATGGCCGGAGTGATTGCTATTGAAGATCGCCAAGCTCTGCGTGATCTGGTTGGCTGCGATGGGGAGCTGGAGCTGGCGGCTTTCAGCGGCTGGGCCCAAGGCCGGCCAGGTTTGGCTGTTGCCTCATGCCTGCGCGAGATCTTTGAGTTAGTTGATACTGATGGCAGCGGCAGCCTCAATTTTCAGGAGCTGGAGGTGCTGCTCGCGGCCCTAGCGCCCTCGTGCGCCGATCTGCCAGCGGCAGATCGGTTGCTGGCGGCCCTCGATCGAGATGGCGATAACTGCATCAGCGTTGAAGAATTTCTGCAGCTACTCGAAGCCGATGCGGTGATCGAGCTGTCGCTGGCAGATCTGAAGCGACTGAAAAAGACCCTGGCTCAGTATGTAAACGCCTCCAGCCGCCCCAGGGTTGCCTTGGTCGAGGTCGATTGCGACCTTGGTGCCGGCACGCCGGGAGCTGGTTCTGGCATTGATTTGCTCAAGCAGGCCGCTGCCCGTCAGCAGGGGCTGCGCCAAATCAGCGATCGTTTGATTGAGGAAATAAAGGATCAGACCAGGCCAGGTGTCCGAGCCGCGGAGCTGGGCTCCGCCACCGCCACCCCCCACGCACGCCATATCGAGACGATTGCCGGCGTGATGCGGGACGCGGCCGCCTTGGTGGCCTCCACGCTGGAGCGCGGGCTGTTCCCAATCGTGATCGCTGGTGATCACTCCACGGCTGCCTCAACCATCGCTGGCATTCGCCAGGCCCATCCCGATCGGCGCCTAGGCGTGGTGTGGATCGATGCCCATGCCGATATCCATTCCCCATACACCACTCCCTCCGGCAACATGCACGGCATGCCTTTGGCCATTGCCTCGGCTCACGACAACACCATGGAGGCCATCAACGAGCCCGATTCAACGACCAGGTTGCTTTGGCAAGAGCTCCAATGTCTCAATGGCACGGGGTATCCATCGATCACGCTTGAAGATCTAATTTATGTGGCAGTTCGTGATACGGAACCGGCAGAAAATGTCACACTTGAGCAGTTCTCTATCCCGGTTATTACGACGGATGATGTTCGGCGATTCGGACCAGAGCAGGCAGCTCAGCGCTGCTTAGACCATCTCAGCCAAGTCGAATTAATCTATGTGAGCTTCGATGTGGATTCCATGGACTCCACTATCTGCAAGGGCACCGGCACGCCCGTGCCTGGTGGTCTTTGGGCTGATGAGGCTCGCCAGCTCACCCGGTACCTACTGGCAGACCCCAGGGTTTGCTGCTGGGAAATCTGTGAAATCAACCCCCATCTAGATAGTCTTAATACCTTGGCTGAAGTGTCACTTAGCGTTTATCAGGATGTGTTAGAGGTGCTCGACTCCCGCCTCTAGGTCGATGGACAGGTCTGTGAAATCGGCTTTTGAGCTGCTTAGAGATTTGCTCGAGCCTGCTGTTGACCTGCCCTCCAGGCTTCAACAGCTGCTGCCCACCATGGGCACCCTGCATCAGCTGCACGGCCCTGTCGCGCGAATCAACCCCGGCCTGGTTTCGCTGCTGGCAGGTTTGCGTGGCATGGCCCAGGTGATCTTCATTAACAATCCCCTCAGCGGTCTGGTGTTGCTGCTCGCCTTCCTGGTGCAGTCGCCTTGGTTTGCCCTGTTGGCCCTGCTGGGTACCGCAGCTTCCGACTGCACAGCTCGGCTCCTCGGCTTGGCGGAGGGATTGAGGAGCGAGGGTATCTACGGCTTCAACGGCGCCTTGGTGGGCTGCGCCGTCGCCAATTTCGCCCAGTTCGATAGCCCCCTCTCCAGCCTGATTTGGGCTGCTTTGGTGCTGCTTGGTGGGGCGCTGACCACCTTGCTGCTTGAGGGGCTGGGCAGGGGAATCAACCGTTCCCTGGGGCTACCCCCACTCACCCTGCCGTTCATTCTTGTCACCTGGGGCTTGTTGGCGTTGGCTTCGCTTGCGCCGGCGGCGGCATTGGTGCTGGCCGAACCGGTCTCGATGCCCGAGCTGGCCAGCAGCTCCCAGGCCCTCAGGGATGGGCTGCTCCGATCCGCGGGTCAGGTTTTTCTCTGCTCCAACCCCTGGAGTGGCTTGCTGGTGCTACTTGCCACAGCCCTAGCCAGCCCCCTTGCCGCGGGACTGGGTTTGCTTGGTGCCCTAGCTGGCATGGCAACGGGCCTGCTGCTCGATGCCCCTTTGGAGGCGATCGCCCAGGGCCTCTGGGGATACAACGGCTTGCTGGTGGCGATTGCCTTGGGGGGGATTTTTTACGCCCCCAGCTGGGCCAGTTTGGCGGTGGGTCTGGGCGGGGCGGCTCTGACGAGCCTGTTCCAGTTTTGTTGGAGCTTCACTCCAGCTCCGGGCTGGCCTTCGCTCACCTTGGCTTTTGTGCTTGCCACCTGGCTGATTCAGCTGCTGGTGCGTCGTGCCTTGCCGGCCCTGCTTCCGGTTTCGCTGCACGCCATCTTGACCCCGGAGGAGCATCGTCAGCGCTTTGTGTTGGCCCGCACCCTGCTTGCCGATTTTCGTCAAAACCTGCACCTGGCAATCACAGGCCAGCGCCGCGCTTTTTTGGTTGGACGGGTTCCGGCGCAGCTGCGGCAACAAATGTCGGCCTTGTTTCAGCGACTCGATCAAGACGGCAATGGCGTTATCAGTGCGGCGGAGCTGCTCGAGGGTCTGGGGATTGATCCCCAGCAAGCCGGAGAGGCTGGGGTGCTGGCAGCCCAGTTGGCAAGTGTGCTGCAGGCCATGGACCTGGATGGGGATGGCCGGGTGGATGCTGAGGAGTTTGGTGAGCTGATGCTTCGCCTGCAGCGCTTGCGCCTTGGCGAGGCTCGCCTGCTCAACTATTTGCTGCCAATCGATGCCAACGGCGATGACCGGCTTGATCCGGCCGAGCTCAGACGTCTGCTGGCCAGTGTGGGCGAACGGCCTCTTAATGCTGAGGAGGAGTCCTTTCTCTTCAGCCGCTCTGCCGATGGCCTCACCTGGCTCCAGTTTGTAGACCAGCTGCTACTTACATGAACCTGCGATCCCAACCTGAAAGCTGCTTCAGACCAGGGTGAGGCGGTAAACGATCAGCGCCAGGATCAGCGCCACTAGGGACACCTCAACTAGATCAGGGCCGCGGGGATTCATTGACATCTCAGGTGCGCCGCCGGTCAAGGCTGGCCGCTGAGGGCAGGGCCAGGGCCAGGACCAGGGCGGGAATTTCGATCAGCAGTTGGCCGTTGCCGAAGGTGATGAAGGCCAGATCAAGAAAGGCGATGCTGCGCAGAAACAGGGACCAGGCCTCATCGCCTTCATTGTTGGCGCGGCTCCAGAGCACAAAGCCGGCCAGCAGCAGGATCAAGTCAATCAACCAGACCACGGATCTGAGGCACTGGAGAAAGTTGATTCTGAATGCTGCTGGAGCCAAACGCCCGCCTGTGTCAGCGGATCTTGCCGATCTGGCGCCCCACCTGCTCGATCTGCTTGTATTCGCCCGGCTTCACCGTGGTGAATTGCTGGGCGCCAAACAGGCTCAAGATCTGCTTTTGCTCTGGATCTGTGGATCGCCAGCTGATGATCGATTGGCGCAGCTTGGCGCTGAAGCCCTTGCCGAAGCGCTGGTCGAGGTTGGGCTGGCCCAGCCAGAGGTAGTCGGGGTAGCTGGGAGTGCGCCATATCTGCACCACCTTGCTGCGGTTGGCCTTGCCGCTGCGCAGGCTGCTCTTCCACACTTGCTCATTGACGGCGCCGGCGTCGTAGGTGCCGCTCTGCACCAGGGCGATGGTGGCGTCGTGGCTGCCACTGAAGCCCGGTGCGCCGCCGGCGAAATCAGCCAACTTGACGCCCGCCTGAGCGAGGAAATACTGGGGCATTAGCCGGCCGGAGGTGGAGCTTTCCGAGCCGAAGGTGAAGCGCTTGCCCTTGAGAGTCACCAGTCCTTTCTGGCTCTGGATTGGTTTGAGACCGCTGCGGGCATTGGCGATAAATACGGTGTAAAACTGCGCATCGATGTCTCGCTGGGCAAGCATCTGGGCACCGGGTTTTTGCAGGCTGGCCTGCACGCCGGTGAGACCGCCAAACCAGACCAGGTCAAGACTGCCTGTCCGGAAGGCGCTTACAGCAGCTGTGTAGTCGGTGACCGGCACGTAGGCAACCTTCACACCTAGTTGCTGGCTGAGCTCATCGGCCACCAGGCCGTAAAGGCGATTCAGCTTTTCGGGGTTCTGGTCGGGGATGGCTCCGATGCGCAGCACCGGCTGGGCTATGGCCGTCGGCAGCAGGGAAGCGGGCACGGGGGGGAAGACCGCCGGTAGCAGGGCTAGACAAAGCCCCGCCATTACGGCGGTCCAACGTTCTCGGGTAGGCATGGGACGGGGTGGGAATCAGAGGGCGGCCAGAAAGCGCTGCAGG
Encoded here:
- a CDS encoding putative selenate ABC transporter substrate-binding protein; translation: MPTRERWTAVMAGLCLALLPAVFPPVPASLLPTAIAQPVLRIGAIPDQNPEKLNRLYGLVADELSQQLGVKVAYVPVTDYTAAVSAFRTGSLDLVWFGGLTGVQASLQKPGAQMLAQRDIDAQFYTVFIANARSGLKPIQSQKGLVTLKGKRFTFGSESSTSGRLMPQYFLAQAGVKLADFAGGAPGFSGSHDATIALVQSGTYDAGAVNEQVWKSSLRSGKANRSKVVQIWRTPSYPDYLWLGQPNLDQRFGKGFSAKLRQSIISWRSTDPEQKQILSLFGAQQFTTVKPGEYKQIEQVGRQIGKIR
- a CDS encoding urea transporter; its protein translation is MDRSVKSAFELLRDLLEPAVDLPSRLQQLLPTMGTLHQLHGPVARINPGLVSLLAGLRGMAQVIFINNPLSGLVLLLAFLVQSPWFALLALLGTAASDCTARLLGLAEGLRSEGIYGFNGALVGCAVANFAQFDSPLSSLIWAALVLLGGALTTLLLEGLGRGINRSLGLPPLTLPFILVTWGLLALASLAPAAALVLAEPVSMPELASSSQALRDGLLRSAGQVFLCSNPWSGLLVLLATALASPLAAGLGLLGALAGMATGLLLDAPLEAIAQGLWGYNGLLVAIALGGIFYAPSWASLAVGLGGAALTSLFQFCWSFTPAPGWPSLTLAFVLATWLIQLLVRRALPALLPVSLHAILTPEEHRQRFVLARTLLADFRQNLHLAITGQRRAFLVGRVPAQLRQQMSALFQRLDQDGNGVISAAELLEGLGIDPQQAGEAGVLAAQLASVLQAMDLDGDGRVDAEEFGELMLRLQRLRLGEARLLNYLLPIDANGDDRLDPAELRRLLASVGERPLNAEEESFLFSRSADGLTWLQFVDQLLLT
- a CDS encoding ATP-binding cassette domain-containing protein translates to MTSLLILQDITVKGRSQPRLDGVSLQVDAGERIALLGPSGAGKSTLLAVANGLLTPQQGRVFWQGEARARSGRARRRQQARIGTLWQDLRLIEELTVQQNLNAARLAVWGWPRALLNLLMPLETKACTTMLQRLDLDPALLNQPVSALSGGQRQRVALARLLRQEPQLLLADEPLASLDPRLADELLTLLLDLAKPPRALLLSLHRPDLLAGFDRVLGLRAGRLVFDQPMASLEPGQLEELYAGTPGA
- a CDS encoding arginase family protein is translated as MVSISSRSDEFVGLFSLFDQDGDGKISADEVEHVLASMAGVIAIEDRQALRDLVGCDGELELAAFSGWAQGRPGLAVASCLREIFELVDTDGSGSLNFQELEVLLAALAPSCADLPAADRLLAALDRDGDNCISVEEFLQLLEADAVIELSLADLKRLKKTLAQYVNASSRPRVALVEVDCDLGAGTPGAGSGIDLLKQAAARQQGLRQISDRLIEEIKDQTRPGVRAAELGSATATPHARHIETIAGVMRDAAALVASTLERGLFPIVIAGDHSTAASTIAGIRQAHPDRRLGVVWIDAHADIHSPYTTPSGNMHGMPLAIASAHDNTMEAINEPDSTTRLLWQELQCLNGTGYPSITLEDLIYVAVRDTEPAENVTLEQFSIPVITTDDVRRFGPEQAAQRCLDHLSQVELIYVSFDVDSMDSTICKGTGTPVPGGLWADEARQLTRYLLADPRVCCWEICEINPHLDSLNTLAEVSLSVYQDVLEVLDSRL